The following nucleotide sequence is from Psychroserpens sp. Hel_I_66.
ATGCTCCATGTCATAATTAAGTTCCAAACCCTCTGTTGAATAATCATCAATATTTAATGATTCTTGAGGTTTAAGTGCCAAAAAAAACATGGCACAAATAGCTAATGGAATAACGAAATAATTACTTACTTTTTTTATCATAAAAGCTAACTTTTTTTAAGAAAAAATAGTCTGTAGACCTTCTTAAATTTCAGCATGCAAATATACGACTTTTTTTAACTTACTGAAAATAAGCTGTTAAACTGTTGTTAAAAGTAGATGTAGTGTAGCTTTGCGCCATTTTTACCGTCGAACGAAAACGTTGGAAATGGAACTTTTATAACGTTTAAAATGTCAAATGCGGTTCTCAAAACGCGAGAATTCGTCTCAATTTTAGATAAATCAACATCTAAACTTAAGTAAAATTGTCGCCTTCTATTTTGATCAGCAAAAAGATTATCAATAGTCTCATTTTTACCAGTTAACATCCCTTCTGCTCCATAACCAAATGCAATATTAATCCATCTCGGGATTTTGCTCTCTTTAAAAAAAGAATGCACATTACAACTTAACCAATACGTTTGCCCATTATAATCTTTTAACATCTCTTCCAGAAATCCATCTCCTAATTTATTTGGTCGCTGGCTTGCAAACTGTGTTTGGTGAAACGAATATTTTAATGTGATGCGCTGTTCATCCCAAAGTAACTCCTGCCCTAGATACAACCCGGTTCCTGCAGCATTTGCAGCCATATCAGTCCATGAGAATCCCCATTCTTTAGAATAGCCATCAAAAATTTCGACCGCAGTTAGAAAGCCTAAACCTAAAGTTGCTCCATATATAAGCTGATCTTTCTTGCGAACTCCTGCCCAATTGAGAGAGTTTGCACCTAACCTTCCGAGTTGATAAGAAGAAAAGACATGACCAATTTTATCCATTTGAAGCCATTCATCACTATCATTTACCGTTTTAAACTTAGACCGCTCGAAATCTGCATACCATAATTGGTCTAAACCAATTAATGTCAAAGACCCCAAAGTTGCTTCGGTTATTACCACAGCATTTCGCCTTGAAGTGTTTAGTGAATCACTTGGCTTAAAAAAAGAATCTAATTTGGACTGGGAATGAGAATTGAGACTAATTAATGTAAGTAAACACAAAATCAAAAACTTACAAGCTCCCATAAACATTACCTATTTATTCCCTGAGATGATAAATATTGTTGGTACTCTCTTGCATTCACATTATGTTGAGACAAGGTTTTCGCAAATTTATGAAACCCTAATTTTTTGGCATTAGCAGCAAAATACAGGTAATTATGTTTTTCAAAATTAAGTACCGCATTTATTGCCGATATATCTGGCATTGCAATCAAACCTGGAGGCAAGCCAGCATTCATATAAGTATTGTATGGTGATTCAATATCTTTATGTTTATTCAATACACGCTTAATTACTGTGTTTTTATATTCAGGTAATTGATACGCAGCAAATTTTAAAGTTGGATCTGCCTGTAAAGGCATTCCAATTCGCAACCTGTTCATATAAACTCCAGCAATTCTGGGCTGTTCACTGGCTTGTTTAGATTCTTCGTGAACAATTGATGCCAGTGCCATAACTTGATCTCTACTCAAACCTATAGCTTTTGCTTTAGCATTTCTAGTCTCGTTCCAAAACCGATTATATTCTTTTAGCATACGGTCTCTAAAACTTTCTGCGGAAGTATTCCAGAAAAACTCATAACTATTAGGGATGTACATCCCGAGTGCTGTTGCCTTTGTAAATCCGCTCTTTTTTAAAAAAGCTTCATCTGTCATGGCATTGATGAGAGATAAACTGTCTGCTTCAATTTGAAAACCGATTCTTCCTGCTAATTTTGCCAAGGACTCTTGGTTATTGAATGCTATCTTTAAAGGCACATTATTAATTCTAATGGAATTTATAATATCATTATTATTCATTCCCTTTTTGATTATAAAACGCCCTGCTTTCAAATTTGTAGTGTATTCTTTTTGCTTCGCCAAAGCATCAAAAGCCTCTATATCATCTAAAAGAGGTTCTAATTGCGACCTCACATCTTCATAGTTTGCATTTGTTGGAACATATATATAAGCCTCGTCATTATTGAATGCAGTATTAGGAGAAAGCATTGCATTGTAGATATAATAACCAAAAATTGCAGCTAAAACTAAACCGATAATAGCAACTGCCCAAAGTATTTTTTTAATGTACATTTAATTCAATATTAATTGTAAGAGGTATTCATTTTTATAGGAACCATTAACATAGTTCCAGTCGTTTTTAAGCCCTATGACTTCAAAACCTTGATTATTAAATAATTTTAAACTTTTTTCATTTTCTTCGGAAATATTACAATACAATTGATGCAGGTCCAATTGTGATTTACAATAGTCTACCAATAATTGCAGTGCTTCTTTTCCGAAGCCTTTTTGCCTATTCACCGAATCCTTGATCAAAATTCCAACTCCAGCTCGTTTGTTTTTAAAATCAAAATCAAATAAGTCTATCATTCCTAAAGCAACATTCTCATAGTTAGAAATTACCAAACGCAATTGCTTCACGTCAAAAACATCTCTGTGCGCCTGCTTTAGATATTGTTTTATCAAAAACTTAGAGTATGGTGTAATCGTATTACTAATTTCCCAAATATCCTGACTGTTTTCAATCTCGTGAATAAAATCCAGATCTTCTGGCTCCAAAGCTCTTAAATATATATGTTCACCTTTGAGACTAATCATTATATATTTCCTTTAAAAACTTGGGTTGCAGGACCAGTAAGCCAAATATTCTTGTAACCATTTCCAGATGTTTCAAAAGACACTTGCAGCTCTCCACCTTGGGTCTGCAACGTGATGATATTCTTTTCTGTTTCACCAATGTAATTCATTGCTAGAGCAACTGCAGTAACGCCTGTTCCGCAGGAAAGTGTTTCATCCTCGACTCCTCGTTCATAAGTTCTTACAGCAAATTTTTCTTCGGAAATTTTAGCAACAAAATTGACATTGCTTCCCTTTTCATTGTATGGTTTTCCATACCTAATTTTCTTTCCGAAGGTATAAACATCAAAATCTGATAAATCATCTTGCATTTGTACATGGTGAGGAGAACCAGTATTCAAAAACACGTGTGTTTTATGATTCTCAATTGTGTTGACATCTTGCATTTGAAGGCTTACGAGTTGGTTTTTTAGCGTTGCTTTATGTTTGCCATCAATGGCTTCAAAAGTAGCAGCATCCTTAATAACTCCTAAAAAATTAGCGAAAGCTGTGATACATCTCCCACCGTTGCCACACATGGAACTTTCGTTTCCGTCAGCATTAAAATACACCATTTTAAAATCATAGGTATCGTGCTTTTCTAATAGAATCAATCCATCTGCTCCAATGCCAAAACGTCTGTCGCACAAAAAAGCGATACGTTTGGTATCATTTTTGTCGAATAATTGCTGACGATTATCAATCATCACAAAGTCGTTTCCGGTTCCTTGATATTTGTAAAAAGTAAGTTGCATTTATCCTGCAAATATATGAATAATGAATCGATAAACGGAGTGTTAAATGAGCGTTAATTACGAAGTTAAAAATCGTTAAAGTTGAAATTTCACTTCAATAAATAATTAATTTTAATCGTTATCTAATTATATAAATATTTAAACCTTATAACTAATGAAAAAGATTTTGACCTTAGTCCTTGCTTCTGTGTTGGGTGGAGTTATTGCTTTATCTACATATACTTTTATTTTAGATGATAATCAAGCTATAACCTTAGAAGAAAGTAACGAACAACCAACATTTTTAAATACAAATTACACTACTAAAACATCCAATTTATTTGCT
It contains:
- the mltG gene encoding endolytic transglycosylase MltG is translated as MYIKKILWAVAIIGLVLAAIFGYYIYNAMLSPNTAFNNDEAYIYVPTNANYEDVRSQLEPLLDDIEAFDALAKQKEYTTNLKAGRFIIKKGMNNNDIINSIRINNVPLKIAFNNQESLAKLAGRIGFQIEADSLSLINAMTDEAFLKKSGFTKATALGMYIPNSYEFFWNTSAESFRDRMLKEYNRFWNETRNAKAKAIGLSRDQVMALASIVHEESKQASEQPRIAGVYMNRLRIGMPLQADPTLKFAAYQLPEYKNTVIKRVLNKHKDIESPYNTYMNAGLPPGLIAMPDISAINAVLNFEKHNYLYFAANAKKLGFHKFAKTLSQHNVNAREYQQYLSSQGINR
- a CDS encoding DUF2279 domain-containing protein, with product MGACKFLILCLLTLISLNSHSQSKLDSFFKPSDSLNTSRRNAVVITEATLGSLTLIGLDQLWYADFERSKFKTVNDSDEWLQMDKIGHVFSSYQLGRLGANSLNWAGVRKKDQLIYGATLGLGFLTAVEIFDGYSKEWGFSWTDMAANAAGTGLYLGQELLWDEQRITLKYSFHQTQFASQRPNKLGDGFLEEMLKDYNGQTYWLSCNVHSFFKESKIPRWINIAFGYGAEGMLTGKNETIDNLFADQNRRRQFYLSLDVDLSKIETNSRVLRTAFDILNVIKVPFPTFSFDGKNGAKLHYIYF
- a CDS encoding GNAT family N-acetyltransferase is translated as MISLKGEHIYLRALEPEDLDFIHEIENSQDIWEISNTITPYSKFLIKQYLKQAHRDVFDVKQLRLVISNYENVALGMIDLFDFDFKNKRAGVGILIKDSVNRQKGFGKEALQLLVDYCKSQLDLHQLYCNISEENEKSLKLFNNQGFEVIGLKNDWNYVNGSYKNEYLLQLILN
- the dapF gene encoding diaminopimelate epimerase, which translates into the protein MQLTFYKYQGTGNDFVMIDNRQQLFDKNDTKRIAFLCDRRFGIGADGLILLEKHDTYDFKMVYFNADGNESSMCGNGGRCITAFANFLGVIKDAATFEAIDGKHKATLKNQLVSLQMQDVNTIENHKTHVFLNTGSPHHVQMQDDLSDFDVYTFGKKIRYGKPYNEKGSNVNFVAKISEEKFAVRTYERGVEDETLSCGTGVTAVALAMNYIGETEKNIITLQTQGGELQVSFETSGNGYKNIWLTGPATQVFKGNI